Proteins from a genomic interval of Sphingobacterium sp. SYP-B4668:
- a CDS encoding thioredoxin family protein gives MMTKTIKTGLLLWGLFLPSVMLWAQEKQSLEKETFEQPYSPEANAQQDIDSLLLKAQKENKKLIIQAGGNWCIWCLRFNHYIQHTAAVKKLLDDNFLYYHLNYSKENKNEEVFHKFAPEGGKLGYPFFIALDSKGKVISVHDSGSLESGKGYDEKKVLDLFNSWL, from the coding sequence ATGATGACCAAAACGATAAAAACAGGACTACTTTTATGGGGATTATTCTTGCCAAGTGTTATGCTTTGGGCACAGGAAAAGCAAAGTTTAGAAAAGGAAACGTTTGAGCAACCGTATAGTCCAGAGGCAAATGCACAGCAGGATATAGACAGTCTACTGTTGAAAGCCCAAAAGGAGAATAAAAAGCTGATCATCCAGGCTGGAGGCAATTGGTGTATTTGGTGTTTGCGGTTTAACCACTATATCCAACACACCGCTGCAGTCAAGAAGCTACTTGATGACAATTTTTTGTATTACCACCTGAATTATTCCAAGGAAAATAAGAATGAAGAGGTTTTCCATAAATTTGCTCCTGAGGGCGGAAAACTAGGCTATCCTTTTTTTATTGCATTGGATAGCAAAGGGAAGGTTATTTCCGTACATGACAGCGGTAGCCTTGAATCTGGAAAAGGCTATGACGAGAAAAAGGTACTTGATTTGTTCAACTCGTGGTTGTAA